One Xiphophorus hellerii strain 12219 chromosome 1, Xiphophorus_hellerii-4.1, whole genome shotgun sequence DNA segment encodes these proteins:
- the si:ch73-70k4.1 gene encoding Fanconi anemia core complex-associated protein 20 has protein sequence MAENGSKSKLKRKRSSVEEPKSEPGSRGTAERSGAAAPSRGGAAHPDRCRPPAAAAAWWNVLRPPAVESLWAFTLMSALPHLQNQLWDPVPDLPLPPAARPATPEVEEQWTIDLFSDAPPFPEDGPLTPGLPSDPQSASSPQEIAPVQTRPSGESPDKGPSSDSRQSPEQQAEPPGSLSRTQNWEKPAPSSAGEPRVGPLSRRLLAESLKVSNPPVSPCGEEEEKVAVVQNASKHEVGALESCPMCLHVFPSGFTQTEQDGHLAQCLSELSVDMTW, from the exons ATGGCTGAAAACGGCTCAAAGTCTAAGCTGAAACGGAAGAGGAGTTCCGTGGAGGAGCCGAAGTCTGAACCGGGTTCCCGAGGAACCGCGGAGAGGAGCGGCGCGGCTGCGCCGTCCAGAGGCGGAGCGGCACATCCTGACAG GTGTCGGCCGCCCGCAGCAGCGGCAGCATGGTGGAACGTGTTGCGGCCCCCCGCTGTGGAGAGCCTGTGGGCGTTCACACTGATGTCTGCTCTGCCGCACCTGCAGAACCAGCTCTGGGACCCGGTTCCTGATCTTCCCCTTCCTCCTGCTGCG AGACCTGCCACACCAGAGGTAGAGGAGCAGTGGACGATTGATCTCTTCAGTGATGCTCCTCCCTTCCCAGAAGACGGCCCACTCACCCCGGGACTTCCATCAGACCCTCAGAGTGCGTCTTCTCCCCAGGAGATTGCCCCAGTCCAGACCAGGCCTTCTGGAGAGTCACCTGACAAAGGGCCATCGTCTGACAGCAGACAGAGTCCTGAACAGCAAGCCGAACCTCCCGGATCCCTCAGCAGGACTCAGAACTGGGAGAAGCCAGCTCCGTCTTCAGCAGGAGAGCCGAGGGTCGGACCGTTGAGCAGACGGCTTCTAGCCGAGTCGCTGAAGGTTTCCAACCCACCGGTTTCTCCATGtggcgaggaggaggagaaggtggcGGTGGTGCAGAATGCTAGCAAACATGAAGTAGGAGCTCTGGAGAGCTGCCCCATGTGTCTTCATGTGTTCCCTTCTGG GTTCACGCAGACGGAGCAGGACGGCCACCTGGCCCAGTGTCTCTCTGAGCTGAGTGTGGACATGACCTGGTGA